From a single Bacillus sp. NEB1478 genomic region:
- a CDS encoding MFS transporter: protein MDKEKGNKLQQEDITVVDSKIAKQSILGTSLGNAMEWFDFGIYSYLAVTIGKVFFPEVDPSAQVIYAFATFAVAFIARPIGGIIFGMMGDRLGRKKILAITLIMMAIATLSIGLIPGYSSIGIAAPILLLVARLVQGFSTGGEYAGAMTFIAESTPDKKRSIMSSVLEVGTLAGYIAGSGLVTLLTYILGSEAMLDWGWRIPFFIAAPLGLIGLYFRSHLEETPAFQAMEEEKEEKKNDSSLKEIFTNHWGALLICTGIVLFYNTIVYMVLTYMPTYLSEQLGYGETKGLLIILIVMVIMIPFVIGMGYLGDKIGRNKILIGALILTIMLSIPAFMLAGNGNGYNAFFGVLILGCLLTAFQGTLPATLPSLFFTNVRYGSLALTYNVSTSIFGGTTPLIVAWLVKETNNKLLPAYYLMAVCVIGIVVVAFFVKETAGRSLRGSLPAVEEPSEIKEVLQNPDEALWWEEELQIADGEKNSRKQSS, encoded by the coding sequence GTGGATAAAGAGAAAGGAAATAAATTGCAGCAAGAAGACATAACAGTGGTTGATAGTAAGATTGCAAAGCAGTCGATTTTAGGAACTTCACTTGGTAATGCCATGGAATGGTTTGATTTTGGTATTTATTCCTATTTAGCAGTAACGATCGGCAAAGTGTTTTTTCCTGAAGTTGACCCATCCGCTCAGGTTATTTATGCGTTTGCCACATTTGCGGTAGCATTTATTGCACGGCCGATTGGTGGAATTATTTTTGGAATGATGGGTGACAGACTGGGCAGAAAGAAAATATTAGCGATCACGCTGATTATGATGGCGATTGCTACATTGAGCATAGGGCTCATCCCAGGTTATTCATCGATTGGCATTGCAGCGCCTATTCTATTACTGGTAGCCAGACTCGTTCAAGGTTTTTCAACGGGTGGAGAATATGCAGGCGCAATGACATTTATTGCAGAGTCTACACCAGATAAAAAGCGAAGTATCATGTCCAGTGTTCTTGAAGTTGGAACTTTAGCCGGTTATATTGCCGGATCAGGTCTTGTGACACTTCTGACTTATATTCTAGGTTCAGAGGCTATGCTGGACTGGGGCTGGAGAATTCCTTTCTTTATTGCAGCGCCTCTGGGATTAATTGGGTTATATTTTAGGTCTCATCTAGAAGAAACACCGGCATTTCAAGCGATGGAAGAAGAGAAAGAAGAAAAGAAAAACGATTCTTCTTTGAAAGAAATATTCACGAATCATTGGGGAGCACTATTAATTTGCACGGGTATTGTCCTCTTTTACAATACTATTGTTTATATGGTTTTAACGTACATGCCGACCTATCTGTCCGAACAGCTAGGCTATGGTGAAACAAAAGGTTTGCTCATTATTTTGATTGTAATGGTTATTATGATTCCCTTTGTTATTGGAATGGGCTATTTGGGAGACAAAATCGGCCGTAACAAGATATTGATAGGTGCCCTGATTTTAACTATTATGTTAAGCATTCCAGCGTTTATGCTCGCAGGAAACGGGAATGGCTATAATGCCTTTTTCGGTGTGCTTATCCTCGGCTGTTTGCTGACTGCTTTTCAAGGGACATTGCCTGCAACATTACCGTCTTTATTTTTTACCAATGTAAGGTATGGTTCACTTGCCCTCACGTATAATGTGTCCACTTCTATCTTTGGCGGAACAACACCGCTTATAGTGGCTTGGCTTGTAAAAGAAACAAATAACAAACTGCTTCCCGCTTACTATTTAATGGCGGTCTGTGTGATCGGTATCGTTGTAGTCGCCTTCTTTGTAAAAGAAACGGCAGGGCGGTCACTAAGAGGATCACTCCCAGCAGTTGAAGAGCCAAGTGAAATTAAAGAAGTACTGCAAAATCCAGATGAAGCTTTATGGTGGGAAGAAGAATTACAGATTGCTGATGGCGAAAAGAATAGCAGAAAGCAGTCTAGTTAA